A DNA window from Brassica napus cultivar Da-Ae chromosome C1, Da-Ae, whole genome shotgun sequence contains the following coding sequences:
- the LOC125580499 gene encoding putative clathrin assembly protein At4g40080: MGRITALIGMIKDKASQGKAALVSSNPTSKSLSFHLSVLRATTHDPSTPPANRHLEVLLSAGTGSRATAASAVEAVMNRLHTTKDACVALKSLIIIHHIVKHGRFILQDQLSVFPASGGRNYLKLSGFRDEKSPLMWELSSWVRWYASYLEQILSTSRIMGFFVSSTSSAIHKDEYEEMVLSLTNADLLREIYALVGLLQEACKIPDVPFCGGKSLADKIIRLVGEDYVSSVNELYTRLNEFKDRSSILSFGDRIELVCALKRLESCKERVSVVFRGIWKRAWIDGFWSLVREVKGMIGDLEDGYEKIERSMVGVGRRGKGYESARFTDRLVIGYGDAVRFSSGRFSNVDRFNYSVSSQTTLNVL; encoded by the exons ATGGGAAGAATCACAGCTCTAATAGGAATGATCAAAGACAAAGCTTCTCAAGGCAAAGCTGCTCTCGTCTCCTCAAACCCAACCAGCAAATCCCTCTCTTTCCATCTCTCCGTCCTCCGCGCCACCACTCACGACCCTTCAACTCCCCCGGCGAATCGCCACCTCGAAGTTCTCCTCTCCGCCGGCACTGGCTCCCGAGCCACCGCAGCTTCCGCCGTAGAAGCCGTGATGAACCGTCTCCACACAACCAAAGACGCCTGCGTCGCTCTCAAGTCGTTGATCATTATTCATCACATCGTCAAACACGGTCGCTTCATCCTCCAAGACCAGCTCTCTGTTTTTCCAGCTTCCGGTGGTCGGAACTATCTGAAGCTTTCTGGGTTTAGAGATGAGAAGTCTCCTTTGATGTGGGAGCTTTCTTCTTGGGTCAGATG GTACGCTTCATACCTCGAGCAAATATTATCAACTTCAAGAATCATGGGCTTCTTCGTTTCTTCAACATCGAGCGCGATCCACAAAGACGAGTACGAAGAAATGGTTTTGTCTCTTACCAACGCTGATCTGCTTCGTGAAATCTACGCGCTGGTCGGGTTACTACAAGAAGCATGTAAGATTCCGGACGTACCCTTCTGCGGAGGCAAATCTTTAGCCGACAAGATCATTCGTTTGGTCGGAGAAGACTACGTGTCCTCGGTCAACGAGCTTTACACGAGGCTCAACGAGTTTAAAGACCGGTCAAGCATTTTGAGCTTTGGAGATAGGATTGAGCTCGTCTGTGCATTGAAGAGGCTTGAGAGTTGTAAAGAAAGAGTGTCTGTTGTATTCCGTGGGATTTGGAAGAGAGCTTGGATCGATGGGTTTTGGAGTTTGGTTCGTGAGGTCAAGGGCATGATTGGTGATTTGGAGGATGGTTATGAGAAAATTGAGAGATCGATGGTTGGGGTTGGGAGGAGAGGGAAAGGTTATGAATCGGCTCGGTTTACTGATCGGTTAGTTATTGGTTATGGTGATGCTGTTCGGTTTTCTTCTGGTAGATTTTCGAATGTTGATCGGTTTAATTATTCGGTTTCTAGTCAAACGACTTTGAACGTCttgtga
- the LOC106373871 gene encoding classical arabinogalactan protein 3-like, which translates to MAALKTMQALIFLGLLATSCMAQAPAPAPIMVLPPVESPSPPPAITPTAEPPSPVPVASPPVMIPEPTPAPATPPTVSPPTKSPKTSPVASPPKPEAMAPGPSGPTPSPAPAPEGPIADSALTNKAFLVSTVIAGVLYAIVLA; encoded by the coding sequence ATGGCAGCTCTTAAGACAATGCAAGCTCTGATCTTCCTTGGTCTATTGGCCACGTCCTGTATGGCTCAAGCTCCGGCTCCAGCACCCATCATGGTTCTCCCACCGGTAGAGTCTCCCTCTCCTCCTCCTGCTATTACACCAACCGCTGAGCCACCTTCTCCGGTACCGGTTGCTTCACCACCGGTTATGATTCCCGAGCCAACTCCAGCTCCGGCGACTCCTCCCACCGTCTCACCACCGACTAAGTCTCCCAAAACTTCCCCTGTCGCTTCTCCCCCGAAACCAGAAGCTATGGCTCCAGGCCCATCAGGCCCAACACCATCACCAGCTCCGGCTCCTGAAGGACCAATCGCTGATTCAGCATTGACTAACAAAGCTTTCCTTGTGAGCACTGTCATTGCCGGAGTATTGTACGCTATCGTTTTGGCTTAA
- the LOC106439555 gene encoding uncharacterized protein LOC106439555, translating into MIKKKIPTWPWWLLGGKKEKETEARGKGKVIKRKELELESFGSSGSESVAVASSAAGAVDEWSVGWTEPLGPGFQSDEEGDDGGFLVLVPCYRAVSQGSGNNQLLTAVKNLPNGLSPDGKNYMDQWFSSLRNL; encoded by the exons ATGATCAAGAAAAAGATACCGACTTGGCCATGGTGGTTGTTAGGTGGTAAGAAGGAGAAAGAGACAGAAGCTCGAGGGAAAGGAAAGGTTATCAAGCGGAAGGAGCTGGAGCTTGAGAGCTTTGGTTCGTCTGGCTCAGAATCTGTAGCTGTTGCTTCTTCTGCTGCTGGTGCTGTTGATGAGTGGTCTGTTGGATGGACTGAGCCACTTGGACCTGGTTTCCAAAGCGATGAGGAAGGAGATGATGGTGGCTTCTTAGTTCTGGTTCCTTGTTACAGAGCTGTCTCTCAAGGGTCTGGTAATAACCAGCTCTTGACTGCTGTCAAGAATCTCCCCAACGGTTTGTCTCCTG ATGGGAAGAACTACATGGATCAATGGTTTTCATCTCTGCGGAACCTTTGA
- the LOC106439564 gene encoding nucleobase-ascorbate transporter 11, which translates to MESGSGLDPSKSKGSGSGEGKFGAFLKRVEPFLPRKELNPVELRSWAKKTGFVSDYSGETSTKLGETESSAFDLPKGRDHQTDRASSRQTDLDPILGRSRRSDIGSDPESKPGSIEEERGSNRNEAAETPLENEGGKISRDLENGCYYPGGGEGEGGGWPKPIVMKYGLRDNPPSYGPLIYYGLQHYLSLAGSLVFIPLVIVPAMDGSDKDTAAVISTMLLLTGITTILQCYFGTRLPLVQGSSFVYLAPALVVINSEEFRNLTEHKFREIMRELQGAIIVGSLFQCILGSTGLMSLILRFINPVVVAPTVAAVGLAFFSYGFPQAGTCVEISVPVIVLLLICTLYLRGVSIFGHRIFRIYAVPLSALIVWTYAFFLTVGGAYDYKGCNADIPSSNILINECKKHAYTMKHCRTDASNAWTTSPWLRIPYPFQWGFPYFHMRTCIVMIFVSLVASVDSVGTYHATSMLVNAKRPTRGVVSRGVALEGFCSLLAGIWGSGTGSTTLTENIHTINITKVANRRALAIGALFLIFLSFVGKLGAILASIPQALAASVLCFIWALTVALGLSNLRYTQTASFRNITIVGVSLFLGLSIPAYFQQYQPLSTLILPSYYLSFGAASSGPFQTGIIQLDFAMNAVMSLNMVVTFLLAFVLDNTVPGSKEERGVYVWSRAEDMEMDPAMQADYSLPRRVSQFFGCRCCY; encoded by the exons ATGGAGTCCGGGTCGGGCTTGGATCCGAGTAAGAGCAAAGGAAGCGGCAGTGGCGAGGGGAAGTTCGGTGCTTTCTTGAAGAGAGTAGAGCCCTTCTTACCGAGAAAGGAGCTGAACCCGGTAGAGCTAAGATCTTGGGCCAAGAAAACCGGTTTTGTCTCCGACTACTCCGGCGAAACCAGCACCAAGCTCGGTGAGACTGAGAGCTCTGCTTTTGATTTGCCAAAAGGCAGAGATCATCAGACAGATCGAGCGTCGTCTCGTCAAACCGATCTCGACCCGATACTGGGCCGAAGCAGACGATCCGATATCGGATCTGATCCCGAGTCTAAACCGGGTTCTATAGAGGAAGAGAGAGGATCAAACCGGAACGAGGCGGCTGAGACACCGTTGGAGAATGAAGGCGGGAAGATCAGTAGAGATTTGGAGAATGGGTGTTACTATCCAGGaggtggagaaggagaaggtgGAGGTTGGCCTAAGCCCATTGTAATGAAGTATGGTCTCAGAGACAATCCTCCTAGCTACG gtCCACTTATCTATTACGGTTTGCAACACTATCTCTCACTTGCTGGCTCACTCGTCTTTATACCTCTTGTCATTGTACCAGCCATGGATGGTTCCGAT AAAGATACAGCCGCAGTGATTTCAACAATGCTGCTTCTTACTGGAATCACAACCATACTTCAATGTTATTTCGGCACTCGGCTTCCTTTAGTGCAAGGAAGCTCCTTTGTTTACTTGGCCCCAGCTTTGGTTGTCATCAACTCAGAGGAGTTTAGGAACCTCACTGAGCAT AAATTTCGGGAGATAATGAGAGAACTACAAGGAGCTATAATCGTTGGTTCATTGTTCCAGTGCATACTGGGATCCACTGGTCTCATGTCTCTCATTCTTAG ATTTATCAATCCTGTTGTAGTAGCACCAACAGTAGCTGCAGTAGGATTAGCATTCTTTAGCTATGGATTTCcacaagccggcacttgtgTTGAGATCAGCGTTCCTGTAATAGTTCTCCTTCTCATTTGCACATTG TATCTTCGTGGAGTTTCAATCTTTGGTCATCGCATATTCCGAATTTATGCG GTGCCGCTTAGTGCTCTGATCGTCTGGACATACGCATTCTTTCTAACAGTTGGTGGTGCATATGACTATAAAGGCTGCAACGCCGACATACCAAGCTCTAACATATTAATAAACGAATGTAAGAAACACGCGTATACCATGAAGCATTGCAGAACGGATGCTTCCAACGCTTGGACAACTTCTCCTTGGCTCAGAATCCCTTATCCATTTCAATGGGGGTTTCCGTATTTTCACATGAGAACTTGTATCGTTATGATCTTTGTGTCTTTAGTTGCATCAGTGGATTCA GTTGGAACATATCATGCCACGTCCATGTTAGTGAATGCTAAGCGACCTACACGTGGTGTTGTGAGTAGAGGTGTTGCTTTAGAAGGTTTTTGCAGTTTATTAGCTGGCATATGGGGTTCTGGTACCGGTTCAACCACGTTAACCGAAAATATCCATACAATCAATATCACCAAGGTGGCTAACCGAAGAGCTTTGGCAATAGgagctttatttttaatatttttatcatttgtgG GGAAATTAGGTGCAATTCTTGCTTCAATACCACAGGCTTTGGCTGCTTCAGTGTTATGCTTTATATGGGCACTTACAGTGGCTCTAGGTTTATCGAATCTCCGGTACACTCAAACAGCGAGTTTTAGGAACATAACCATAGTTGGGGTCTCACTGTTTCTTGGACTATCCATCCCTGCTTATTTCCAGCAGTATCAACCATTATCTACTCTGATACTACCGAGCTATTACTTGTCCTTTGGTGCCGCTTCAAGTGGACCATTCCAAACGGGCATCATCCAA TTGGATTTTGCGATGAACGCTGTAATGTCTTTGAATATGGTTGTAACGTTTCTACTGGCGTTCGTGTTGGACAACACTGTACCGGGTAGTAAGGAAGAGAGGGGAGTCTATGTGTGGTCACGAGCCGAGGACATGGAGATGGACCCTGCTATGCAAGCTGATTACTCGTTGCCAAGAAGAGTTTCTCAGTTTTTTGGTTGCAGATGTTGCTACTAG
- the LOC106439573 gene encoding probable glycosyltransferase At5g03795 has protein sequence MTIVKPSQLSSSSSSPLCSLKGSLLTVAVLTFLSLFYLSLDSLRTSPPSPIVVGANQLPHTFAKEEDESYSDVYHSPESFRSNYAEMENKFKVYIYPDGDPNTFYQTPRKVTGKYASEGYFFKNIRESRFRTLDPEEADLFFVPVSPHKMRGKGTSYENMTVIVQTYVDGLISKYPYWNRTLGADHFFVTCHDVGVRAFEGSPVMIKNTIRVVCSPSYNVGFIPRKDVALPQVLQPFALPAGGNDVENRTTLGFWAGHRNSKIRVILARVWENDTELDISNNRINRATGHLVYQKRFYRTKFCICPGGSQVNSARITDSIHYGCVPVILSDYYDLPFNDILDWRKFAVVLRERDVYDLKQILKNITQSEFVSLHNNLVKVQKHFQWNSPPVKFDAFHMIMYELWLRHHVIKY, from the exons ATGACGATCGTCAAACCGTCGCagctctcttcctcctcctcctcgccGCTGTGTTCCCTCAAAGGATCACTCCTCACCGTCGCCGTCCTCACTTTCCTCTCCCTCTTCTACCTCTCCCTCGACTCCCTCCGCACCTCGCCGCCGTCTCCCATCGTCGTCGGCGCCAATCAGCTCCCACACACCTTCGCCAAGGAAGAGGATGAGAGTTACTCCGACGTGTACCACTCCCCTGAGTCGTTCCGGTCCAATTACGCGGAGATGGAGAATAAGTTCAAGGTCTACATCTACCCCGACGGAGATCCGAACACGTTTTACCAGACGCCGAGGAAAGTCACCGGCAAATACGCCAGCGAGGGTTACTTCTTCAAAAACATCAGGGAGAGTCGGTTCCGCACGTTAGATCCAGAGGAAGCCGATCTCTTCTTCGTCCCCGTCTCTCCTCACAAGATGCGTGGCAAA GGAACATCGTATGAGAATATGACTGTGATTGTTCAGACATACGTCGATGGGTTGATATCGAAGTATCCTTATTGGAACAGAACGTTAGGAGCGGATCACTTCTTTGTCACGTGCCACGACGTTGGTGTTAGAGCCTTCGAGGGATCTCCGGTTATGATCAAGAACACGATTAGAGTCGTGTGCTCGCCGAGCTACAATGTTGGTTTCATCCCTCGTAAAGATGTTGCTTTGCCTCAAGTGCTTCAGCCGTTTGCGCTCCCTGCCGGTGGAAACGATGTTGAGAACCG GACGACGCTTGGGTTTTGGGCTGGTCATAGGAACTCAAAGATACGTGTGATACTCGCACGTGTGTGGGAGAACGACACTGAGCTAGATATTTCGAACAATAGGATCAACAGGGCGACGGGGCATTTAGTGTATCAGAAGAGATTCTACAGGACCAAGTTTTGTATATGCCCTGGTGGTTCTCAGGTTAACAGTGCTCGTATTACTGACTCCATCCATTACGGTTGTGTTCCTG TTATATTGTCAGACTACTATGATCTGCCTTTTAATGACATTCTGGATTGGAGGAAGTTTGCGGTTGTGCTGAGAGAGCGGGATGTGTATGACCTTAAGCAGATCCTCAAGAACATAACACAGTCAGAGTTTGTTTCGTTGCATAACAACTTAGTCAAG GTTCAGAAGCATTTTCAATGGAATTCGCCACCAGTTAAATTCGATGCCTTTCACATGATCATGTATGAACTGTGGCTACGCCACCATGTCATCAAGTACTAA
- the LOC106373879 gene encoding rhamnogalacturonate lyase-like: protein MILQKIASSSMICFLLSLLLPIAFSQPTRNLDGISARAPTVQQIRNRHGAREVIVDNGIIRVSFSSPQGLITSIKYKGIDNVLNPHVRTRGYWDITWQGENIRGLDGIEGTNFRIITQNEEQVEISFSRKWNGGSKHIPLNIDKRYIIRTNTSGIYAYGVFERLSEWPEVEMGQVRLVFKLNTDRFRYMVVADDRQRQMPTDNDRDIHRGHAKALAYKEAVQLTNPADLKFKNQVDDKYQYSCEVKDNKVHGWISTKSHVGFWLISPSGEYRSGGPSKQELTSHVGPTAITSFISGHYVGRDMVTTYRTGEAWKKVFGPVFIYLNSDSTGNNPRHSLWEDAKRQTEDEVEAWPYDFVAFSDFPSRQERGTVTGRLLVNDRFLTPAQSAYIGLAPPGEAGSWQTNTKGYQFWTQTNETGYFTIDNVRPGTYNLYGWVPGFIGDFQYQNRVNVAAGSEISLDRVVFKPPRNGPTLWEIGVPDRTAREYFVPEPYKDTMNPLYLNHTDKFRQYGLWQRYTELYPNHDLVYTIGVSNYSQNWFYAHVTRNIDKSTYVPTTWQIVFQLPYVNRRGSYTLQLALASAARANLQVRFNNEYSRPLFSTGNIGRDNAIARHGIHGVYRLYSVTVPGRLLRTGTNTIYLSQAKATGPFEGLMYDYIRLEAPSRA, encoded by the exons ATGATTTTGCAGAAGATAGCTTCTTCGTCGATGATCTGTTTCCTTCTGTCGCTTCTTCTTCCAATCGCTTTTTCTCAGCCAACAAG GAACTTAGATGGAATAAGTGCAAGAGCTCCAACAGTGCAGCAGATAAGAAACAGACATGGAGCTAGAGAG GTGATAGTGGACAATGGGATTATCAGAGTCAGTTTCTCTAGTCCTCAAGGACTTATAACTAGCATCAAATACAAAGGAATCGATAATGTTCTTAATCCACATGTCCGAACTCGAGG GTACTGGGACATTACATGGCAAGGAGAAAACATTCGGGGCTTGGATGG AATTGAAGGAACCAACTTTAGAATTATAACTCAAAACGAAGAACAAGTGGAGATTTCATTCTCAAGAAAATGGAATGGTGGTTCTAAACATATTCCACTAAATATAGATAAAAGGTATATTATACGAACAAATACGTCAGGAATCTACGCATACGGAGTCTTCGAGAGACTTTCCGAATGGCCAGAAGTCGAGATGGGTCAAGTTCGATTAGTATTCAAACTCAACACTGATAG ATTCCGTTACATGGTGGTGGCAGATGATCGGCAAAGACAAATGCCAACCGACAATGACCGTGACATCCACCGTGGCCATGCCAAGGCTCTTGCTTACAAAGAGGCTGTACAATTGACTAATCCTGCTGACCTAAAGTTCAAAAAccag GTGGATGATAAATACCAGTActcatgtgaggtcaaggacaACAAGGTGCATGGTTGGATCTCGACCAAGTCCCATGTCGGTTTCTGGCTCATCTCACCGAGCGGCGAATACCGCTCGGGTGGACCTAGCAAGCAGGAGCTCACGTCGCACGTCGGTCCCACGGCCATCACC AGCTTTATAAGCGGGCATTATGTTGGTCGGGACATGGTGACAACGTACAGAACTGGTGAAGCGTGGAAAAAGGTCTTCGGACCTGTTTTCATTTACTTAAACTCTGATTCTACCGGCAACAATCCTCGACATTCATTATGGGAAGATGCTAAACGACAG ACCGAAGACGAAGTTGAAGCCTGGCCCTATGATTTTGTAGCATTCTCCGACTTTCCTTCTCGTCAAGAAAGAGGAACTGTTACCGGTCGGCTCTTAGTCAACGACAG ATTCTTGACCCCAGCACAATCTGCATACATCGGTTTAGCACCGCCGGGAGAAGCTGGTTCATGGCAGACAAATACTAAG GGATATCAATTTTGGACACAGACGAACGAAACCGGCTATTTCACAATTGATAACGTTAGACCGGGAACTTACAATCTGTACGGATGGGTTCCCGGTTTTATCGGAGACTTTCAATACCAAAACCGTGTTAACGTAGCGGCCGGTTCAGAGATTAGTCTCGATAGAGTTGTGTTTAAGCCTCCTAGGAATGGTCCAACGTTGTGGGAGATTGGTGTACCGGATCGAACCGCTCGAGAATACTTTGTACCGGAACCATACAAGGATACAATGAACCCCTTATACCTAAACCACACTGACAA GTTTAGGCAGTATGGGTTATGGCAACGATACACAGAGTTATATCCAAATCATGACCTTGTCTACACAATTGGAGTTAGTAACTATAGTCAAAATTGGTTCTACGCTCATGTCACaag GAACATAGATAAGTCAACCTATGTACCAACGACATGGCAGATCGTGTTTCAACTTCCATATGTGAACCGGCGAGGTAGCTACACACTGCAACTAGCTTTAGCCTCGGCTGCACGAGCTAACTTACAAGTACGGTTCAATAACGAGTACTCGAGGCCATTGTTCTCAACGGGTAACATCGGAAGAGATAATGCTATAGCAAGACATGGAATCCACGGAGTCTATAGGCTTTACAGCGTCACTGTTCCTGGAAGGTTACTAAGAACCGGGACCAACACGATTTATCTAAGTCAAGCTAAAGCGACCGGACCGTTTGAAGGTCTTATGTATGACTACATTCGTCTTGAAGCGCCTTCTAGAGCTTAG
- the LOC106439583 gene encoding uncharacterized tRNA/rRNA methyltransferase YsgA-like, giving the protein MGLLQISLSNVIFSATSPEKTTMHCGCAFATPALSPRLPFEIKTSVSKLRASSSRPHTQINHSDDLTEKSPATRVSLPSHVKSIASTSNPFVKHCLKLRQSASYRHAHGSVLVVGAIPIREVCMFQTNKQGVATEIDCLLLHEEAQVPQGLQSLSIRIVRVSSLVMKKLSGVQSPESVEAVALMRIPSSFIDLEGDEDIIPDCKKWFPSAHRVLVLDSIQDPGNLGTLIRSAMAFNWDGAFLLPGCCDPFNDKALRASRGASFQLPLVSGNWNHLKLLQREFQMRLLAGHPASTTTEKPVSKLCLEFAQSLAEKPLCLILGSEGHGLSEQSRQVCELVSIPMEGEFESLNVSVAGGIFLFMLQ; this is encoded by the exons ATGGGCTTATTACAGATATCCCTGTCGAACGTCATCTTCTCCGCGACTTCACCGGAGAAGACAACAATGCACTGCGGATGTGCTTTCGCTACACCAGCTCTCTCTCCACGCCTTCCATTCGAAATCAAAACCTCAGTTTCGAAGCTCCGAGCTTCATCATCCCGGCCCCATACTCAGATAAACCATTCCGATGATCTCACAGAGAAATCTCCGGCGACGAGGGTTTCGTTACCCTCTCACGTGAAATCCATCGCCAGCACATCAAACCCTTTTGTCAAACACTGCTTGAAGCTCCGCCAAAGCGCCTCTTACCGCCACGCCCACGGCTCTGTTCTCGTCGTCGGAGCTATCCCAATCAG GGAAGTATGCATGTTCCAAACGAACAAGCAAGGAGTCGCCACTGAGATCGACTGTCTTCTTCTCCACGAGGAAGCTCAGGTTCCACAAGGGTTACAGAGTCTAAGTATACGCATCGTTCGAGTTAGTTCTTTGGTGATGAAGAAACTCTCTGGAGTGCAGTCTCCTGAGTCTGTTGAAGCCGTTGCCTTGATGAGAATCCCTAGCAGCTTCATTGATCTTGAAGGTGATGAAGACATTATACCAGATTGTAAGAAATGGTTCCCTTCTGCTCACAGAGTTCTTGTTCTTGACAGCATACAG GACCCGGGGAACCTTGGCACGTTAATCAGATCAGCTATGGCTTTTAATTgg GATGGAGCATTTCTGCTTCCGGGTTGTTGTGATCCGTTTAACGACAAAGCTCTGCGAGCAAGCCGTGGTGCTTCCTTTCAACTCCCATTAGTTTCTGGAAACTGGAACCATCTTAAGCTTCTACAGCGTGAGTTTCAGATGAGGCTATTGGCTGGTCATCCAGCAAGTACTACTACAGAGAAACCAGTCTCCAAACTTTGCTTAGAGTTTGCTCAGTCTTTAGCAGAGAAGCCTTTATGCTTGATCTTAGGCAGTGAAGGGCACGGCTTGTCTGAGCAATCACGACAAGTGTGTGAGCTCGTGAGCATTCCCATGGAAGGGGAATTTGAGTCTCTTAATGTATCTGTTGCTGGTggtattttcttgtttatgcttcaataa